The DNA window CTTAAGCATTCAACGAGTTTATCACAATGACATCATTTATTCAGGAGATAACTTTTCAATTCAAATAGATATTCAAGCATGGCAATGTGATCCTTCAAAATACAGTTTTAAACTTAGTCGCCTTGAAAATAATAATTGGATCATTATCAGTGACCAATCCGAAACAATCGAAAAGTCAAATTACTTCATTACTAAAAATTTAGTAAGCACCTCAGAAAAACCTGGCATTTACAAATATAGAATCCAATGCAGTCATATCAATGGAGAGAAGAATTTGCTTAACAACAGCAAGGAATTCTACGTGGAAGTACTTGATTCAAGAAAAAAAGTTTTAATACTGGCACATTCACCACATCCAGACATTTCAGCAATTAAAGAATCTTTAGAATCCAATAAAAATTATGAAGTAAAAATAAAGTACCCAAAGGACCCTATTGAAAAAATGGAAGAGTTAAGTTTGGTCATTTTTCACCAACTGCCAAATTTTTCTTACGACCTTACAGGTATACTTTCAAGATTGGATGCATTAAAAGTATCAAGAATATTTATTATCGGTCAGCAAACAGAAATTTCTTTATTCAATCAAAAACAAGATTTACTCAAAATTAATGCAAGTAACAAGAGCAGCAACGAATCTCAGGCCATCTATTCTGAATTATTTAATTCCTTTACAATTGACCCTGCTACCCTGTTGAGTCTAAGCCGATACCCTCCGCTAATTACTGCTTTTGGAAACTATCAGTTAGATCCTACCGCTAATGTTATGTTGTATCAGAGGATAGGAAAAGTGGACACAAAATATCCTCTATGGGTTTTTGGAGAAAGAGGCGGAATCAAAACTTCGATTATCTGTGGAGAAGGTTTATGGAAATGGAAGCTCAATGATTATATTCAAAATAACAATTTTAATTCCTTTCATGAATTATTATCTAAATCCTTGCAATACACCTCAACGAAGGAAGATCGGAGAAAGTTTAGAATAAGTTTGAACAAAAGGGTCTTTAGTGAATCGGATCAAATTATTTTTAATGCAGAACTTTATAATGACAATTATGAAAGAATTAATAAACCGGATGTATTTTTAAAATTGACATCTTCTGATAATAAAACTTATGATTTCACCTTTGGAAAAAAGGAAAATTTTTATGAATTGAATGCTGGTTCTTTGCCTGAAGGAGAATACAAATTTATAGGAAATTGTCAATGGAACAACCTGAAGTTAAATTCTGAAGGACGCTTAAATATTCAGTCCAATCAACTTGAATTCACCAATCTGGTTGCCCGACCAGATTTACTCAGAGGTTTGGCTGAAAAATCAGGTGGCAGCGTGTATCAAAAAAATCAAATGGATGATTTGGCAGATTTATTAATGCGAGATGAAAAGAGCAAACCCATCATATTCCAAACATTGGACATCAAACCATTAATTGACCGCAAGTGGATATTTTTTCTGTTATTTTTAATGTTGGGATTAGAATGGTTTTTTCGCAGATATTGGGGTAGTTATTAATCCATACTGGTTAATATTTTTGAGTAGCCAAATTCTGAACCCAATAATCACCAAATTTAACAATAGCTGTTTCTTCGTAATTCCCCATTAAGTTTTTACAATGTGCCGGACTGTCCCTCCAAGCCATAAAAATATCCTGCGGAGTATCATAACCCCCTCCCACATTTTCTGCAAATACTTGCCATATATATCCTGCCTTCTTTAATCTCTTATCTGCCCTTTGGCCATTTCCATCGGAATGGGACAACAAAGCATTGCGATGCATATATCTTGCATGCTCAAGCGCCGCTTGTGCTATTTTAACATTCCACCTTAATGGCAGACGGGGTGGCATTGAATCTGTACCGCATTTACATCCTTTGGAACGTTGTTCATTCACCAATTCTAAAACTTCACTTTGATAAGGTAGAAGCGTGTTTGGATTTGAAACAATGCATGATATAATTGTCCAAGCTATAGTAAGTAAAGAGAACATGGTGAAATATTTATGAGGAATAACGAATCAAAATTAAATTAATTTGATTCAAGCATTGGATGTCAAATAAAATCAGTTGATTTAACTATAATTTATGAAATCAAATCAATTATTCAATCTCAAAAAAAATCAGCCATTTGGGACTGGTAATCTGAAGCTGCTTCTACAACGTCTGCCATTGAAGTATTTAACGATTTTGGATAAAGTATTTTTCTACCCACATTGATCAATAATCCCTCAGAAATATTCCTGCCATTTAATATGACTTCTTTTAAATCACCACCCTGCTCCCCTACTCCCGGAATGAGAAGGAAGGCATTTGGACAATGTTGCCTGACCTTAAGCAAATATTCAGCTTTTGTAGCACCAACGACATACATTATATTATTTTTAAAAGCAGAATGTTCAAAAACTTTCAAAATCCTCTCAAAAAAATATTCACCTATATCTGTTTGAACAAGTTCGAAATCGGCTGCTCCGGGATTGGAAGTTAATGCCAATATGATTGACCATTTTTCTTTAAATTGAAAAAATGGCTCCAATGAATCAACACCCATATATGGATGCAAGGTAACAGCGTCTGCTCCAAGTCGCTCAAAAAAATATTCCGCATATTTTTTTGATGTATTTCCAATATCCGCACGTTTTGCATCGGCGATTATCAAACATTCCTCAGGGATTATTTTTACCAATTTTTCCAATTGAATCCAACCCTCTGGGCCCAAAGTCTCAAAAAATGCGATGTTAATTTTATATGCTACAGCCAGATGGGAAGTATTCCTTACAACTTCACTACAGAATTCAAAAAATGGCTGATTCAAAGAACGAAAATTTGATGGCATTTTCTCCAAATCGGGATCCAAACCGATACAAAGAAAAGATTTTTTAAATCGAATTTGTGAAGTCAGAAACGAAGTATCTTTAAACATAAATAGCCCTTTTGACTTTTATCCATTTTGTTCGACTCTTCTGGTTGGAGACAACACCAGATTGCGCAATTGAACTTTTTTATCCATCTTTTCAGCAATATCCAGGTAGATATTCATATACTCATCATTGCTATTTGCATCAAACACATTCCCGGAATCCGAACGCTCCCTGAGAGTCTCAACAATTGGGATTTGACCCAATAATAAAGAGTGGGTAAAATTGGCCAATCTAGTGCCACCATTCTTTCCGAAAATATAATATTTTTTGCTCTTATCATCTTCCGGCACAAACCAGGACATGTTTTCGACAACTCCCAGTATCGGAACCTTGATCTGATCCATGGTAAACATATTGGCAGCCTTAATGGCATCAATAACTGCAACTTCTTGTGGTGTAGTGACCATCACCACTCCGGTAAGGGGGATGGTTTGGACCAGTGTTAGTTGTACATCTCCAGTGCCAGGAGGTAAATCAATAATCAAATAATCCAGATCCGGCCAATAAGTTTCTTGAAAGAATTGCTTGATGATTGCTGCCAGCCGTGGGCCTCTAAGAACAACTGCCTGTTCGGGTTCAATTATATTTCCCAGGGAAATAACCGGAATTCCATTGACCATGATTGGCACCAAAAGTTTTTTCCCATCCACATCCGTTACCTGGGGTTTTTGATTTTTAATTCCAAGCATGGTAGGTAAAGACGGTCCGTAAAGATCTGCATCAAGCAGACCAGTTTTAAATCCCAAACGGTGAAGGGCTAAAGCAAGATTTACGGATACGGTGGACTTTCCA is part of the Candidatus Vicinibacter affinis genome and encodes:
- a CDS encoding VWA domain-containing protein is translated as MHSLQRKMDQISFQYPIHYLFFGLLLAIGVGFLLYFKTRQFFDRPDRDKFMLAILRTSVVFLLFVLLMNPMIKRFNQEIKKPVITLAIDQSRSMIHRDSTWVKDFTENLNRFESKISEKYEIQKIGFGKNARTIKEFAFSELSTDLGNSMDYISEQMDPLYLKGIVLFSDGIYNTGKNPLYHPLTGLVPVYGIIHGDSTQEKDLSIQRVYHNDIIYSGDNFSIQIDIQAWQCDPSKYSFKLSRLENNNWIIISDQSETIEKSNYFITKNLVSTSEKPGIYKYRIQCSHINGEKNLLNNSKEFYVEVLDSRKKVLILAHSPHPDISAIKESLESNKNYEVKIKYPKDPIEKMEELSLVIFHQLPNFSYDLTGILSRLDALKVSRIFIIGQQTEISLFNQKQDLLKINASNKSSNESQAIYSELFNSFTIDPATLLSLSRYPPLITAFGNYQLDPTANVMLYQRIGKVDTKYPLWVFGERGGIKTSIICGEGLWKWKLNDYIQNNNFNSFHELLSKSLQYTSTKEDRRKFRISLNKRVFSESDQIIFNAELYNDNYERINKPDVFLKLTSSDNKTYDFTFGKKENFYELNAGSLPEGEYKFIGNCQWNNLKLNSEGRLNIQSNQLEFTNLVARPDLLRGLAEKSGGSVYQKNQMDDLADLLMRDEKSKPIIFQTLDIKPLIDRKWIFFLLFLMLGLEWFFRRYWGSY
- a CDS encoding CAP domain-containing protein — encoded protein: MFSLLTIAWTIISCIVSNPNTLLPYQSEVLELVNEQRSKGCKCGTDSMPPRLPLRWNVKIAQAALEHARYMHRNALLSHSDGNGQRADKRLKKAGYIWQVFAENVGGGYDTPQDIFMAWRDSPAHCKNLMGNYEETAIVKFGDYWVQNLATQKY
- the pyrF gene encoding orotidine-5'-phosphate decarboxylase codes for the protein MFKDTSFLTSQIRFKKSFLCIGLDPDLEKMPSNFRSLNQPFFEFCSEVVRNTSHLAVAYKINIAFFETLGPEGWIQLEKLVKIIPEECLIIADAKRADIGNTSKKYAEYFFERLGADAVTLHPYMGVDSLEPFFQFKEKWSIILALTSNPGAADFELVQTDIGEYFFERILKVFEHSAFKNNIMYVVGATKAEYLLKVRQHCPNAFLLIPGVGEQGGDLKEVILNGRNISEGLLINVGRKILYPKSLNTSMADVVEAASDYQSQMADFF
- a CDS encoding Mrp/NBP35 family ATP-binding protein, translating into MNSLIENLIEAMKTIVEPISGKDIISLKMIRELRVEGQNIYFNIVLPGKNYASKEDLYQLIYQDLSSKFMDYQIHAHFVTQSPFSDTPNSLLPQINNFIAVCSGKGGVGKSTVSVNLALALHRLGFKTGLLDADLYGPSLPTMLGIKNQKPQVTDVDGKKLLVPIMVNGIPVISLGNIIEPEQAVVLRGPRLAAIIKQFFQETYWPDLDYLIIDLPPGTGDVQLTLVQTIPLTGVVMVTTPQEVAVIDAIKAANMFTMDQIKVPILGVVENMSWFVPEDDKSKKYYIFGKNGGTRLANFTHSLLLGQIPIVETLRERSDSGNVFDANSNDEYMNIYLDIAEKMDKKVQLRNLVLSPTRRVEQNG